A single genomic interval of Lathyrus oleraceus cultivar Zhongwan6 chromosome 7, CAAS_Psat_ZW6_1.0, whole genome shotgun sequence harbors:
- the LOC127101180 gene encoding altered inheritance of mitochondria protein 3-like — MNYSRCPRHCITQYRNLLDHLRPADFIWRPYLNMDHEHQINPEDAAVWTTCTPIIRFTTVELHNTDRVKLQFGMVQNIPDPPASLGEWHMRKVNDQWNFNPWQQFARSECRKWKHRHDHVLTDAVMPNEVKPSRTYMAWYRSVGFQFIADDMYLYDPRQTTYTQEASTSNPQQHSQPNYSQPPIRQTFRSTNTQTYNQNMPFTQPQNQEHPPYHHQQMDHQPSTEHRFAPTPSPYQSRLTQNTNRPITYRSQEPQTSQYQNIPQPYLFQTPQQPFQPFLDPSLSPMSPFNRPGRPSMSQPHPNFSGMGHELSYAGTPSLNTEDYAELAEYLNGSSPVGGNDAPGPSDEQTPVQNRQRGLGPRVRIARGCGTGGRLGDPGHHH; from the exons atgaattacagcagatgtccgagacactgtattactcaatatcgcaacctgttggatcaccttcgaccggcagac ttcatttggcgtccataccttaatatggatcatgagcatcagatcaaccctgaagacgcagccgtatggacaacatgcacaccaataatacggttcacaacagtggagctgcacaacaccgatcgtgtgaagctgcagtttggtatggtccagaatatcccagatcccccagctagcctaggagaatggcatatgcgtaaagtgaacgaccaatggaacttcaacccttggcaacaattcgcaagatcagagtgtcgcaagtggaagcaccgtcatgaccatgtcttaactgacgcagtcatgccaaatgaggtaaaaccaagtcgtacttatatggcttggtatagatcagttggatttcaattcatcgccgatgatatgtacctctacgacccacgccagacaacttacacacaagaagcctcaacatctaacccccaacaacattctcagcccaattactcacaaccacctatccgacaaactttccgttccacaaacacacaaacatacaaccaaaacatgccattcacccaaccccaaaaccaagaacatcccccataccaccaccaacaaatggaccatcaaccttcgaccgaacatcgcttcgcacccacaccatcaccctaccaaagtcgccttacccaaaacactaaccgccccatcacctaccgtagccaagaaccccaaacatcacaataccaaaacatcccacaaccatatctcttccaaacaccccaacaacctttccaacctttcctagacccatcattgtcacccatgtcccccttcaaccgtcctggtcgcccatccatgagtcaaccacaccccaacttctctggcatgggtcatgagctcagctacgccggtacaccatcattgaatactgaagactatgctgagttggctgaatacctcaacggatcttctcctgtaggcggtaatgacgctcctggaccatcagatgaacaaacaccggttcagaatcgtcaacgtgggttagggccaagggttaggatagctaggggatgtgggaccggaggtcggttaggtgatcccggtcatcaccattag
- the LOC127104538 gene encoding uncharacterized protein LOC127104538, producing the protein MLQTLKENKTYAKLSKCGFWMKEVSLSGHVISSGGIVVDPLKVDAALQWETPKSVTEIRSFLGLAGGMMMQNRQVMAYASIQLKIHERDYPTHDLQLVAVVFVLKIQRHYMFGSKFKVFSYYKSLKYLFDQKELNMRKLLHMSMPMVRELELIEQFQDLSLVCEMTHNNIRLGMLKLINGILEEIIEGKKIDLGLVDRLMSINQGKYGEFKIDENGVIRFKDRVCVPHVPVLKKSVLEKGHTSGLGIHHGATKMYQDLKKLFWWPGMKKEIVQFVYAYLTCQNPKIEHHKSLGLMQPLSIPKWKLDNISMNFVSGLPKTVKNCDTIWVVVDRLTKSIHSF; encoded by the exons ATGTTGCAAACCTTGAAAGAGAATAAGACGTACGCCAAGTTGTCTAAGTGTGGGTTCTGGATGAAAGAAGTGAGTTTATCAGGTCATGTAATTTCTAGTGGAGGTATTGTTGTTGATCCGTTGAAGGTTGACGCTGCATTACAatgggagactccgaagtctgttactgagattagaagttttctAGGTTTGGCTG GTGGTATGATGATGCAAAACAGGCAGGTCATGGCTTATGCTTCTATACAGTTGAAGATTCACGAGAGGGATTATCCTACACATGATTTGCAATTAGTTGCCGTTGTGTTTGTACTTAAGATTCAGAGACATTACATGTTTGGATCCAAATTTAAAGTGTTTAGTTATTataagagtttgaagtatttgttcgaccagaaagagttgaatatgag GAAATTATTGCATATGTCGATGCCTATGGTTCGAGAGTTGGAATTGATTGAGCAATTCCAAGATTTGAGTTTAGTATGTGAAATGACTCATAACAACATAAGATTGGGCATGTTGAAGTTGATCAATGGTATTCTTGAAGAGATCATAGAAGGTAAGAAGATCGACTTAGGATTAGTTGATCGGTTAATGTCGATTAATCAGGGTAAATATGGTGAGTTcaaaattgatgagaatggtgtgaTAAGATTCAAAGATAGAGTTTGTGTACCACATGTGCCTGTACTTAAGAAGAGTGTTCTTGAGAAAGGTCACACAAGTGGATTGGGTATTCATCatggtgctactaaaatgtatcaagacttgaagaagttgttttggtggcctGGAATGAAGAAGGAAATTGTCCAGTTTGTGTATGCTTATTTAACTTGCCAGAATCCAAAGATTGAGCATCATAAGTCGTTGGGTCTGATGCAACCGTTGTCTATCCCTAAGTGGAAGTTGGATAACATTTCAATGAACTTTGTGTCTGGGTTGCCGAAGACAGTGAAGAATTGTGATACCatttgggttgttgttgataGGTTGACTAAATCGATACATTCATTTTGA